The Prochlorococcus marinus str. MIT 9301 genome segment TGTTAATAGGTATGAGAATTTTGAAAAATTTATGACGGCAAAAACAACAAAAAGAATAATTTCTTTTAGTAAAAAAAATGGATTATATTTGAAGGATTTTAAATTTAAGCAAGATGATATTTTGCTATTTGGGAGAGAAGATTCAGGATTACCCGATTCAATTATTGATAAAAGCGACTTTTTAATATCAATATTTATGCCGAATATACAGACTGGAAACAATGATCAAAAAGGTGTTAGAAGTCTAAACCTTTCTGTAGCATGCGGAATTGCTATATATGAGGCCCACAAACAAATAAATTTTCAAAATGGTAATTAAGTACAATCAATGCTTTACAATATTCCCATGTCTCGGTAGCTCAGCTGGTTAGAGCGGCGGATTCATAGCCCGCAGGTCGCGTGTTCAAGTCACGCTCGAGACATTTTCAATACTATTCAATTGAAGCACATAGGTGAAATTTTAATTTAATTAAACTATTAAATACAACAATGTTTAATTCACTCGGCACAGTCTTAGATCCCAAAAAATCCAAAGCAAAATATCCAGAAG includes the following:
- a CDS encoding tRNA (cytidine(34)-2'-O)-methyltransferase — protein: MEVALFEPRIPQNTGNIARSCAAFDIPLNLIEPLGFKLEDKYLKRAGLDYWPLVTVNRYENFEKFMTAKTTKRIISFSKKNGLYLKDFKFKQDDILLFGREDSGLPDSIIDKSDFLISIFMPNIQTGNNDQKGVRSLNLSVACGIAIYEAHKQINFQNGN